The Xenopus tropicalis strain Nigerian chromosome 7, UCB_Xtro_10.0, whole genome shotgun sequence genome includes a region encoding these proteins:
- the pcgf5 gene encoding polycomb group RING finger protein 5 isoform X2 has protein sequence MATQRRRFVKEFNPHITCYICKGYLIKPTTVTECLHTFCKTCIVQHFEESNDCPKCGNQVHETNPLEMLRLDNTLEEIIFKLVPGLREGEQNRELEFWKRKQPHENGDDGVNVKRPREDEEENDDDRDYHRSDPQIAICLDCLRNNSQSGDNIVKGLMKKFIRCSTRVTVGTIKKFLSLKLKLPSTYELDVLCNGEIMGKDHTMEFIYMTRWRLRGENSYPMVLQYRPRIDFG, from the exons ATGGCAACCCAAAGGAGGCGCTTTGTAAAAGAATTTAATCCTCATATCACATGCTACATCTGCAAAGGTTATCTTATTAAGCCAACCACAGTTACAGAGTGCCTGCATACAT tttGTAAGACTTGCATTGTTCAGCATTTTGAAGAAAGCAACGACTGTCCTAAATGTGGGAACCAAGTGCATGAGACCAACCCTTTAGAGATGTTAAG gtTAGATAACACATTGGAAGAAATTATATTCAAGTTGGTTCCAGGACTGCGGGAAG GGGAACAGAATCGAGAACTGGAATTCTGGAAGAGGAAACAACCTCATGAAAATGGAGATG atgGAGTGAATGTGAAAAGGCCTAGAGAAGACGAAGAGGAAAATGATGATGACAGGGACTATCACAGAAGTGATCCACAAATTGCCATTTGTCTGGACTGCTTACGTAATAACAGCCAATCTGGAGACAACATAGTGAAG GGTCTAATGAAGAAATTCATCCGTTGTTCAACTCGTGTAACTGTTGGCACTATTAAGAAGTTTctgagtttaaaattaaaacttCCAAGCACATATGAG CTGGATGTACTATGCAATGGTGAAATTATGGGAAAGGACCATACGATGGAGTTCATATACATGACAAGATGGCGACTGAGGGGTGAAAAT